CACCGCCGGGCTGCCGCAGCGCGCGCTGTACTCGGCCAGCAAGGGCGCGGTCCTCTCCCTCACCCTCGCCATGGCCGCCGACCACGTCCGCGAGGGCATCCGCGTCAACTGCGTCAACCCCGGCACCGTCGACACCCCCTGGGTCGGCCGCCTCCTCGACGCCGCCCCCGACCCGGCCGCCGAACGCGCCGCACTGAACGCCCGCCAGCCCACCGGCCGCCTGGTCACCGCCCAGGAGGTGGCCGCCGCCATCGCCTACCTGGCCTCCCCGGCCGCCGCCTCGGTGACCGGTACCGCCCTCGCCGTCGACGGCGGCATGGCCGGCCTGCGCCTGCGCCCGGAGCCCACGCCGTGACCCCGTACCGGAATACGCTCGGCCACAGCGCCGTCCAGGTCACCGAGCTCGCCTTCGGAGCCGCCGGCATCGGCAATCTGTTCACGGCCGTGACGGACGCCGAGGCCGAACAGGCCGTGCACGCCGCCTGGAAGGCGGGCGTACGGTACTTCGACACCGCCCCGCACTACGGCCTCGGCCTGTCCGAGCGGCGCCTGGGCGCCGCCCTGCGCTCCCGCCCCCGGAACGAGTACGTGGTCTCCACGAAGGTCGGCCGGATCCTGGTCCCGACCCCGGAAGCCACCGGGGACGACCTCGCGAACGGCTTCGCCGTCCCCGCCACGCACCGCAGGCGCTGGGACTTCAGCGCCCACGGCGTGCGCCGGTCGATCGAGGACAGCCTGCAGCGGCTCGGCCTCGACCGCATCGACGTCGTCTACCTCCACGACCCCGACGACCACCTCGACCAGGCCCTCGAAACGGCGTACCCCGAGCTGGAACGGCTCCGCGCCGAAGGCGTGCTCGGCGCGATCGGCGTCGGCATGAACCAGGCCGCCCCGCTCGCCCGCTTCGTCCGCGACACCGACATCGACGCCGTCCTCCTGGCCGGCCGCTACACCCTCCTCGACCAGGGCGGCCTCGCCGAACTGCTGCCGCTCGCCGCCGAGCGTGGTGTCGGCGTCGTGATCGGCGGCGCGTTCAACTCCGGCCTGCTCGCCGACCCCCGCCCCGGTGCCACCTTCGACTATGCGGTGGCGCCCCTCGACCTGTTCTCCCGGGCCCTGGACCTCAAGGCCGTGTGCGAGCGGCACGGGGTACCGCTGCGAGCCGCCGCACTCCGCTTCCCGTTCGGGCACCCGGCCGTCGCGAGCGTCCTCGTCGGGCTCCGCAGTGCCGCCGAGGTCCGAGACGCCGCCGCCATGCTCGCCCACCACGTCCCGGACGCGCTGTGGGCGGAACTCGAGGAACGCGGACTGCTCCCGGCCGACGTCCCGACACCGGGGGAGGCCGGCTGATGCGCGTCGCCCTCTTCCTCACCTGCTTCAACGACACCCTCTTCCCCGACACCGGCCGGGCCGTGGTCACCGTCCTCGAACGCCTCGGCCACACCGTGGACTTCCCGCAGGAGCAGACCTGCTGCGGGCAGATGCACTTCAACACCGGATACCGCCCGGAGGCCGTCCCCCTGGTGGAGCGCTTCGCGCGGACCTTCGCCGCCTACGACGCCGTGGTCACCCCCTCGGCCTCCTGCGCCGGCATGATCCGTGACAGCCACCCCGTCCTCGCCCGGGAGCACGGATCCGCCGCGCTCCAACGGCACGTCGCGGAAGTGGCGCCCCGCGTCCACGAGTTCACCGAGTTCCTCACCGACGTCCTCGGCGTGACCGACGTCGGCGCACGCTTCCCGCACCGGGTCGCGTACCACCCCGCCTGTCACTCCCTGCGCGGGCTCAGGCTGGGCGACCGGCCGCACCGGCTCCTGAGCGGGGTGAAGGACATCGAACTCGTCGACCTGCCCGCCGCCGACTCCTGCTGCGGCTTCGGCGGCACCTTCGCCGTCAAGAACGCGGAGACCTCGAGCGCCATGCTCGCCGACAAGACCGGGGGAGTCCTCGACAGCGGCGCCGACGTGCTGTGCGCCGTCGACAACTCCTGCCTGATGCACATCGGAGGAGGCCTGTCCCGCCAGGGCAGCGCCGTACGCACCCTGCACCTGGCCGAGATCCTCGCGCACACGGAAGGAGCCACCCCATGAGCGATCCCGCAGGCCGAGGTGTCGTCTGGCTCGGTTCCCCGGCCTTCCCCGACGCCGCCCGCGACGCGTTGAAGGACACACAGCTCCGTGCCAACCTGAAGCGGGCCACCTCCACCATCCGCGACAAACGCCTCGCGGTCGCCTCCGAGCTGGATGACTGGGAGGAGCTGCGCACCTCGGCCGCCGCGATCAAGAAGCGCACCGCCCGCCATCTCGACCACTACCTGGTCCAGTTGGAGGAGTCGGTCACCGCGGCGGGCGGCACCGTCCACTGGGCCTCGGACGCCGCCGAGGCCAACCGCATCGTCACCGAGCTCGTACGGGCGACCGGCGAGCGCGAGGTCGTGAAGATCAAGTCGATGGCGACCCAGGAGATCGGACTCAACGAGCACCTCGCGGACGAGGGGATCACGGCCTACGAGACCGACCTCGCCGAACTCATCGTCCAGCTCGGCGAGGACCGCCCCTCCCACATCCTCGTCCCCGCCATCCACAAGAACCGCACCGAGATCCGCGACCTCTTCGCCGCCGAGATGGGCCACTGGGGGCGCCCGGCGCCCGACGGCCTCACCGACGACCCGGCCGAACTCGCCGACGCCGCTCGCCGCCACCTCCGCGAGAAGTTCCTCACCGCCAAGGTCGCCGTCTCCGGCGCCAACTTCGCCGTCGCCGACACCGGCACCGTCGTCGTGGTCGAGTCCGAGGGCAACGGCCGGATGTGCCTCACCCTCCCACCCACCCTGATCACGGTCATGGGCATCGAGAAGGTCGTCCCCACCTGGACCGACCTGGAGGTCTTCCTGCAGCTGCTGCCCCGCTCGTCGACCGGCGAGCGGATGAACCCGTACACCTCCACCTGGACCGGCACCACCGACGGCGACGGACCGGCCGCGTTCCACCTCGTCCTCCTCGACAACGGCCGCACCGACACCCTCGCCGACACCGTCGGCCGCCAGGCCCTCGCCTGCATCCGCTGCTCGGCCTGCCTCAACGTGTGCCCGGTCTTCGAGCGCACCGGCGGCCACGCATACGGATCGGTCTACCCCGGCCCGATCGGCGCCGTCCTCACCCCGCAGCTCGTCGGTGTGGAGAACGCGGCCTCGCTGCCCTTCGCCTCCACGCTGTGCGGCGCCTGCTACGACGCCTGCCCGGTGAAGATCGACATCCCGGAGGTACTGGCCCACCTGCGGGCCCGGGTCGTCGAGCAGGCGCGCGCCGAAAGGCGTACCCCCACCGCCGAGGCGCTGGCCATGAAGGCCGCCGCCACCGTCCTCGGCTCACCGGCACTGCTCGGCGTCGCCCAGAGGACGGCGGCGATCGGCGGCAGGGCCCTCGCCCGGCGCGGCCGCATCGGCCGCCTGCCGGGTCCGCTGCGCGGGTGGTCGGACTCCCGCGACACCCCCGCACCGCCGGCGGAGTCGTTCCGTACCTGGTGGCGCAAGAACCGCTCGCAGAAGGAAGGGGAACGATGAGCAGCCGCGAGGCGATCCTCGGCCGCGTCCGCGCCGCACTCGCGGACGTACCCGTCGACGAAATCCCGGAGGACGTTCCCGTACCGAGGAACTACCGGCGCGCCCACACCGCACCGGGCGACGACCTCGTCACCCTGTTCGCCGAACGGGTCGCCGACTACCGCGCCACCGTCCACCGCACCGACGAGACCGGACTGACCGACGCGATCGCCGCCGCGCTCACCGCCCGTGGTGTCCGCCGGCTGGCCCTGCCCCGCGACTTCCCCTCCGCGCTGCTGCCCTCCGGCCCCTGGACGTGGCACAGGGAACCGCTGGAGGTGCCCGACCTGGACGCCCTGGACGGCACCGTCACCCTCGCCGCCGCGGGCATCGCCGTCACCGGGACCGTCGTCCTCGACACCGGCGCCGGGCAGGGCCGTCGCGCCCTCACCCTCGTCCCCGACCACCACCTGTGCATCGTGTACGCCGAGCAGATCGCCGCCGACGTCCCCGACGCGCTCGGCCTCCTCGACCCGACCCGGCCGCTCACTTTCGTGTCCGGCCCCTCCGCGACCAGCGACATCGAACTCGACCGCGTCGAAGGCGTCCACGGCCCCCGCACCCTCGACGTCATCGTCGTCGACCCCACCCACCCGGAGCACCCATGAGGATCGCC
The DNA window shown above is from Streptomyces vietnamensis and carries:
- a CDS encoding aldo/keto reductase — protein: MTPYRNTLGHSAVQVTELAFGAAGIGNLFTAVTDAEAEQAVHAAWKAGVRYFDTAPHYGLGLSERRLGAALRSRPRNEYVVSTKVGRILVPTPEATGDDLANGFAVPATHRRRWDFSAHGVRRSIEDSLQRLGLDRIDVVYLHDPDDHLDQALETAYPELERLRAEGVLGAIGVGMNQAAPLARFVRDTDIDAVLLAGRYTLLDQGGLAELLPLAAERGVGVVIGGAFNSGLLADPRPGATFDYAVAPLDLFSRALDLKAVCERHGVPLRAAALRFPFGHPAVASVLVGLRSAAEVRDAAAMLAHHVPDALWAELEERGLLPADVPTPGEAG
- a CDS encoding (Fe-S)-binding protein, encoding MRVALFLTCFNDTLFPDTGRAVVTVLERLGHTVDFPQEQTCCGQMHFNTGYRPEAVPLVERFARTFAAYDAVVTPSASCAGMIRDSHPVLAREHGSAALQRHVAEVAPRVHEFTEFLTDVLGVTDVGARFPHRVAYHPACHSLRGLRLGDRPHRLLSGVKDIELVDLPAADSCCGFGGTFAVKNAETSSAMLADKTGGVLDSGADVLCAVDNSCLMHIGGGLSRQGSAVRTLHLAEILAHTEGATP
- a CDS encoding LutB/LldF family L-lactate oxidation iron-sulfur protein; this encodes MSDPAGRGVVWLGSPAFPDAARDALKDTQLRANLKRATSTIRDKRLAVASELDDWEELRTSAAAIKKRTARHLDHYLVQLEESVTAAGGTVHWASDAAEANRIVTELVRATGEREVVKIKSMATQEIGLNEHLADEGITAYETDLAELIVQLGEDRPSHILVPAIHKNRTEIRDLFAAEMGHWGRPAPDGLTDDPAELADAARRHLREKFLTAKVAVSGANFAVADTGTVVVVESEGNGRMCLTLPPTLITVMGIEKVVPTWTDLEVFLQLLPRSSTGERMNPYTSTWTGTTDGDGPAAFHLVLLDNGRTDTLADTVGRQALACIRCSACLNVCPVFERTGGHAYGSVYPGPIGAVLTPQLVGVENAASLPFASTLCGACYDACPVKIDIPEVLAHLRARVVEQARAERRTPTAEALAMKAAATVLGSPALLGVAQRTAAIGGRALARRGRIGRLPGPLRGWSDSRDTPAPPAESFRTWWRKNRSQKEGER
- a CDS encoding LutC/YkgG family protein, coding for MSSREAILGRVRAALADVPVDEIPEDVPVPRNYRRAHTAPGDDLVTLFAERVADYRATVHRTDETGLTDAIAAALTARGVRRLALPRDFPSALLPSGPWTWHREPLEVPDLDALDGTVTLAAAGIAVTGTVVLDTGAGQGRRALTLVPDHHLCIVYAEQIAADVPDALGLLDPTRPLTFVSGPSATSDIELDRVEGVHGPRTLDVIVVDPTHPEHP